Proteins co-encoded in one Planctomycetota bacterium genomic window:
- the purD gene encoding phosphoribosylamine--glycine ligase translates to MTIDAVAILGSGGREHALAWKIAQQLPGDRIYVMPGNPGIQEVANCVDIDPNDSDAVLAFCRDNGIDFVIVGPEDPLANGIADVLRGAGLSVLGPGKAAAQLEADKWFAKEVMKSALVPTGNAKSFTDHESAATYISRRGAPLVIKAAGLAKGKGVTVCFRTEDALDAAERIMKQQEFGDAGARVLVEDFLKGPEVSVLALVDGDSLFVFDPAQDHKQRDDGDTGPMTGGMGAYAPTPIIDDATLAKIERDILIPTVDALRRDGIEFRGILYAGLMLTDAGPKVLEYNVRFGDPECQPLMMRLRGDVLGAFRAAADGKLAEAGIDLHFDPRPSCCVVLASGGYPGKYKTGHVITGIEEAEADENVKVFHAGTAESNGELVTNGGRVLGVTALGDTLAEATATAYAAVEKIKFDGMQYRRDIAGRPELRGAGR, encoded by the coding sequence ATGACCATCGACGCGGTTGCGATTCTGGGTTCAGGCGGACGCGAGCATGCACTGGCGTGGAAGATTGCGCAGCAACTACCCGGCGACCGGATCTACGTCATGCCGGGCAACCCTGGTATCCAGGAAGTCGCCAACTGCGTGGACATCGACCCGAACGACTCCGACGCCGTGTTGGCGTTTTGCCGGGACAACGGGATCGATTTCGTGATCGTCGGGCCGGAGGATCCCCTTGCCAATGGCATCGCGGACGTGCTGCGTGGGGCGGGCTTGAGCGTGCTCGGGCCGGGCAAGGCGGCGGCCCAACTTGAGGCGGACAAGTGGTTCGCGAAGGAAGTAATGAAGTCGGCGTTGGTGCCGACGGGGAACGCGAAGAGTTTTACCGACCACGAGTCGGCCGCGACGTACATCAGCCGACGCGGCGCCCCGCTGGTGATCAAGGCGGCCGGGCTCGCCAAGGGCAAGGGCGTCACCGTTTGCTTCCGCACCGAAGATGCACTCGACGCGGCCGAGCGGATCATGAAGCAGCAGGAGTTCGGCGACGCCGGGGCCCGCGTGCTGGTTGAGGATTTTCTCAAAGGCCCCGAGGTCAGCGTCCTCGCGCTGGTCGACGGCGACAGCCTTTTCGTCTTCGACCCCGCTCAGGACCACAAGCAACGCGACGACGGCGACACCGGCCCGATGACCGGCGGCATGGGCGCGTATGCCCCGACGCCCATCATCGACGATGCGACGCTCGCCAAGATCGAGCGTGACATTCTCATCCCGACGGTCGACGCGCTGCGGCGGGATGGCATTGAGTTCCGCGGCATCTTGTACGCCGGTCTGATGCTGACCGACGCGGGGCCGAAGGTGCTGGAGTACAACGTGCGGTTCGGCGACCCGGAGTGTCAGCCACTGATGATGCGGCTACGCGGCGACGTGCTCGGTGCGTTCCGCGCCGCGGCGGACGGCAAGCTCGCCGAGGCCGGCATTGACCTGCACTTTGACCCGCGGCCGAGCTGCTGCGTCGTCCTCGCCAGCGGCGGCTACCCCGGCAAGTACAAAACCGGCCACGTCATCACCGGCATCGAAGAAGCCGAGGCGGACGAGAACGTCAAAGTCTTTCACGCCGGCACGGCGGAGAGCAATGGCGAGTTGGTGACGAATGGCGGCCGCGTCCTCGGCGTGACGGCCCTTGGCGACACGCTCGCCGAAGCCACCGCCACCGCCTATGCCGCCGTCGAGAAAATCAAGTTCGACGGCATGCAGTACCGCCGCGACATCGCTGGAAGACCCGAGCTACGTGGAGCGGGGCGGTGA
- a CDS encoding DUF2237 domain-containing protein, translating to MEEAKNVLGGKLIACSTDPMTGFYRDGCCNTGPNDTGSHTVCAVMTEEFLRFTAERGNDLSTPVPAYNFPGLRPGDKWCLCVSRWAEAIDVGVAPKVVLQATHEAALRVVDLATLKMYAVENE from the coding sequence ATGGAAGAAGCGAAGAACGTCCTCGGTGGCAAGCTCATCGCCTGTTCGACCGACCCGATGACCGGGTTCTACCGCGACGGCTGTTGCAACACCGGCCCCAACGACACGGGGAGTCACACGGTCTGCGCGGTGATGACCGAGGAGTTTCTGCGCTTCACCGCCGAGCGAGGCAATGACCTGAGCACGCCGGTGCCGGCATACAACTTTCCCGGCTTGCGTCCCGGTGACAAATGGTGTTTGTGCGTGAGCCGGTGGGCTGAAGCCATCGACGTCGGCGTTGCGCCAAAGGTTGTTCTCCAAGCGACGCACGAAGCAGCATTGCGTGTGGTCGACCTTGCCACGCTCAAGATGTATGCGGTCGAAAACGAGTAA
- a CDS encoding ATP-binding cassette domain-containing protein has product ALRTEELGKSFGEQTLWRDVKFDLIAGQRLGIIGPNGSGKTTLLKVLLGDQTADAGKIKWGPTVTPGYYDQRLDKFNPDNTVLAETASAAPKETKPQEIRNLLAALLFRGDTVEKPMHLLSGGERARVALAKLLLQGHDCLLMDEPTNHLDIPTREALERALSDYQGTLVCVSHDRYFLRRMCDRLLVLDPPTAMDFEGGFDEWHDRLGEASKTPAPKKQSQPIPQKQTPKPQQKKDNKYARPFGTLTIETLESEITDTEIAIAEMNEKFGDVALMSDESESKRLQSEYAAAEKKLEQLEAEYYHRADA; this is encoded by the coding sequence CGCACTACGCACCGAAGAACTCGGCAAGTCGTTCGGCGAGCAAACGCTTTGGCGGGATGTGAAGTTCGACCTGATCGCCGGCCAACGCTTGGGCATCATCGGCCCCAACGGCTCGGGAAAGACGACGCTGCTCAAAGTTCTGCTCGGCGATCAGACCGCCGACGCGGGCAAGATCAAATGGGGCCCGACCGTCACGCCCGGCTATTACGACCAACGACTCGACAAGTTCAATCCCGACAACACCGTCCTCGCCGAGACCGCGAGTGCCGCGCCGAAAGAGACCAAGCCGCAGGAAATCCGCAACCTGCTCGCGGCCCTGCTCTTCCGCGGCGACACCGTCGAGAAACCCATGCACCTGCTCAGCGGCGGCGAACGTGCACGGGTCGCGTTGGCCAAGCTCCTGTTGCAGGGCCACGACTGTCTGTTGATGGACGAGCCGACCAACCACCTCGACATCCCGACCCGCGAAGCGTTGGAACGTGCGCTGTCCGACTATCAGGGCACGCTCGTCTGCGTGAGCCACGACCGCTACTTCCTCCGCCGCATGTGCGACCGCCTGCTGGTGCTCGACCCGCCAACGGCAATGGACTTTGAAGGCGGTTTCGACGAATGGCACGACCGCTTGGGCGAAGCGTCGAAGACGCCCGCGCCGAAAAAGCAATCCCAACCGATTCCCCAGAAACAGACACCCAAGCCCCAACAGAAGAAAGACAACAAATACGCCCGCCCCTTCGGCACGCTCACGATCGAAACCCTCGAATCCGAGATCACCGACACCGAGATCGCCATCGCCGAGATGAACGAAAAGTTCGGCGACGTCGCGCTCATGAGTGACGAGTCGGAAAGCAAACGCCTCCAAAGCGAATACGCCGCCGCGGAGAAGAAACTCGAGCAGCTCGAAGCGGAGTACTACCACCGCGCCGACGCGTAA